The following proteins are encoded in a genomic region of Triticum dicoccoides isolate Atlit2015 ecotype Zavitan chromosome 1B, WEW_v2.0, whole genome shotgun sequence:
- the LOC119308578 gene encoding putative histone-lysine N-methyltransferase PRDM6, which produces MAAVAAPAAEAQAQAEEPSPPRPPPPEKRAAPTDAEEGDERPEPKRRRARVAALEKVPSAAAAAAAAAAASEEEDDGFSFLARSFSGVETTPKFGSFNPAAAQFVAFHLAPPPPLVDPAEESPPVAVGGDEEEKGKDGNSN; this is translated from the coding sequence ATGGCGGCGGTGGCCGCGCCCGCGGCCGAGGCGCAGGCGCAGGCGGAGGAGCCCTCTCCTCCCCGCCCGCCGCCCCCCGAGAAGCGCGCCGCGCCGACGGACGCCGAGGAGGGGGACGAGCGGCCGGAGCCGAAGCGACGGCGCGCGCGCGTGGCCGCGCTCGAGAAGGTCCCCAGCGCGGCcgcggcggctgctgctgctgcggcggcgagcgaggaggaggacgacgggtTCTCGTTCCTCGCGCGGAGCTTCTCCGGGGTGGAGACGACGCCCAAGTTCGGGTCCTTCAACCCCGCGGCCGCCCAGTTCGTGGCCTTCCACCTGGCGCCCCCGCCGCCCCTGGTCGACCCGGCGGAGGAATCCCCGCCGGTGGCGGTGGGtggcgacgaggaggagaaggGCAAGGACGGCAATTCAAACTAG